In Paeniglutamicibacter kerguelensis, one genomic interval encodes:
- a CDS encoding PucR family transcriptional regulator has product MISLLQLGAELGSELAPCDGADFSAKPVTGVHVSELEDPTPYLEGGELLLTTGMPFAASAALSRAYMARLGAKNVHAVGLGLGPWLRSVPGYVVAASVAAGIELAIVPDGVPFQNVTRAYWRLSTRDDTSNLMDSLGTQTALARAAMRPDATSAVVRGLAQALGGWAAYLPADAGHETVWPASAGSLVPDLRAESIRFNKAGVPSAATFEIHGQPVVLYPILLGTRIHGFLCIGSGRTLTKADRQVIMTVSTLLALRARQREVIVGTTNALGAATTKLLLHGQSEAAHMVAADVGLGELPSRVRLLGIRLSPGDDPGLAARAAVRLAADPGLPDLAAAVDKCLLRHVQDSILYLVLPAAGLGTSPTDGERDSLEENALLGVSALVEPELSGSLAAALGDPVSLGEIPGNLAVLRQAVLQAPPGRLVAVSASEDARATGWVRILAGYPRADLLETVRAYLRARGTWEDAARALGIHRNSLRHRISVASGLLGVDLDDPDVAAHLWLALRRDESGLGPR; this is encoded by the coding sequence ATGATCTCCCTTTTGCAATTGGGTGCGGAGCTGGGCAGCGAACTCGCACCCTGCGATGGTGCCGACTTCAGCGCCAAGCCGGTCACCGGCGTCCACGTTTCCGAGTTGGAGGATCCGACCCCCTATCTGGAGGGCGGGGAGCTGCTCCTGACCACCGGAATGCCGTTTGCCGCCTCGGCGGCGCTCTCCCGCGCCTACATGGCCCGGCTCGGGGCCAAGAACGTGCACGCGGTCGGGCTGGGCCTGGGCCCGTGGCTGAGATCCGTCCCCGGGTATGTGGTGGCGGCAAGCGTCGCCGCGGGCATCGAGCTGGCGATCGTGCCCGACGGCGTTCCGTTCCAGAACGTCACCCGCGCCTACTGGCGGCTTTCCACCCGGGACGACACGAGCAACCTGATGGATTCCCTCGGCACCCAGACGGCACTGGCCCGCGCCGCGATGCGCCCCGATGCCACCAGCGCGGTGGTGCGCGGGTTGGCCCAGGCACTGGGCGGGTGGGCGGCCTACCTGCCGGCCGATGCCGGGCATGAGACCGTGTGGCCCGCCTCGGCCGGATCGTTGGTCCCCGACCTGCGCGCCGAGTCCATCCGCTTCAACAAGGCCGGGGTCCCCTCCGCCGCGACCTTCGAGATCCACGGGCAACCGGTGGTGCTCTACCCGATCCTGCTGGGCACGCGCATCCACGGGTTCCTGTGCATCGGGTCGGGGCGCACGCTGACCAAGGCCGACCGGCAGGTCATCATGACGGTTTCCACGCTGCTGGCCCTGCGCGCACGCCAGCGCGAGGTCATCGTCGGGACCACCAACGCACTGGGAGCCGCTACCACCAAACTGCTGCTGCACGGCCAGAGCGAGGCCGCGCACATGGTGGCCGCGGACGTGGGGCTGGGCGAACTGCCCAGCCGGGTGCGGCTGCTGGGCATCAGGCTTTCGCCGGGCGACGACCCGGGGCTTGCGGCCCGCGCGGCGGTGCGGCTGGCGGCCGACCCCGGGCTGCCGGACCTGGCCGCGGCCGTGGACAAATGCTTGCTGCGCCACGTCCAGGATTCGATCCTGTATCTGGTGCTTCCCGCCGCCGGCCTGGGAACTTCGCCCACGGACGGCGAGCGCGACTCGCTGGAAGAGAATGCGCTGCTGGGCGTTTCGGCGCTCGTCGAACCCGAGCTGTCCGGCTCGCTGGCCGCTGCGCTGGGCGATCCGGTGAGCCTCGGCGAGATCCCCGGCAACCTTGCGGTGCTTCGCCAGGCCGTGTTGCAGGCCCCGCCGGGGCGCCTGGTTGCCGTGAGCGCGAGCGAGGATGCGCGGGCCACCGGATGGGTGCGGATCCTGGCCGGCTACCCGCGCGCCGACCTGCTGGAAACCGTCAGGGCATACCTCAGGGCACGCGGCACTTGGGAGGATGCGGCACGTGCACTGGGCATCCACAGGAATTCGCTGCGCCACCGGATCTCGGTGGCCAGCGGCCTGCTGGGCGTGGACCTTGACGACCCGGACGTCGCGGCGCACCTGTGGTTGGCGTTGCGCCGCGACGAAAGCGGCCTAGGACCGCGCTAG
- a CDS encoding aminotransferase class III-fold pyridoxal phosphate-dependent enzyme, with protein MTETLLAAEAATLPQTRHLATAVPGPRSTELHAERTAQVTNGFGITLPVFVTRAEGGIIEDVDGNRLIDFASGIAVTSLGASNKLVAERVAAQLAAFTHTCFMVTEYESFTKVCAWLNRNTPGDFEKRTGLFSTGAEAVENAIKIARAATGRPNVLVFDEAYHGRSLLTMAMTAKVNPYKLNFGPLPTEIIRAASANPLRPAEGLAAGAEAALESVEATILEHGAGTFAAMVIEPIQGEGGFIVPAAGFIPGLRKLADKYGILLVIDEIQAGMGRTGTLFASEHEGVAGDLILTAKALANGVPLSAVTGRAEVMNAPHAGGLGGTYAGNPLACEAALAVFEQFEDGKLLENARRIEAVAREILEPLLTSTNVVAEIRGRGAMLAIELADAATLEPRADLAKEISSACHAAGVLTLTCGTHGNVVRLLPPLVIGEELLRDGLTVLAGAIADAAN; from the coding sequence ATGACCGAAACTCTCCTGGCCGCCGAGGCCGCCACCCTGCCGCAGACCCGCCACCTTGCCACCGCCGTTCCCGGTCCGCGTTCCACCGAACTGCACGCCGAGCGCACCGCACAGGTGACCAACGGCTTCGGCATCACGCTGCCGGTCTTCGTGACCCGCGCCGAGGGCGGCATCATCGAGGACGTCGACGGCAACCGCCTGATCGACTTCGCCTCCGGCATCGCGGTGACCTCCCTGGGTGCCAGCAACAAGCTCGTCGCCGAACGCGTCGCCGCCCAGCTCGCTGCCTTCACCCACACCTGCTTCATGGTCACCGAATACGAATCCTTCACCAAGGTCTGCGCCTGGCTGAACCGGAACACCCCGGGCGACTTCGAAAAGCGCACCGGCCTGTTCTCCACCGGCGCCGAGGCCGTCGAAAACGCCATCAAGATCGCCCGCGCCGCCACCGGCCGACCCAACGTCCTGGTCTTCGACGAGGCCTACCACGGCCGCTCGCTGCTCACCATGGCCATGACCGCCAAGGTCAACCCGTACAAGCTGAACTTCGGCCCATTGCCGACCGAGATCATCCGCGCCGCCTCCGCCAACCCGCTGCGCCCGGCCGAGGGACTGGCCGCCGGCGCCGAAGCGGCACTGGAATCGGTCGAAGCCACCATCCTCGAGCACGGTGCGGGCACCTTCGCCGCCATGGTCATCGAGCCGATCCAGGGCGAGGGCGGCTTCATCGTCCCGGCCGCCGGCTTCATCCCGGGCCTGCGCAAGCTTGCCGACAAGTACGGCATCCTGCTGGTCATCGACGAGATCCAGGCGGGCATGGGCCGCACCGGAACCCTCTTCGCCTCCGAGCACGAGGGCGTCGCCGGGGACCTGATCCTCACCGCCAAGGCCTTGGCCAACGGCGTCCCGCTCTCCGCCGTCACCGGCCGCGCCGAGGTCATGAACGCACCGCACGCCGGCGGCCTGGGCGGCACCTACGCCGGCAACCCGCTGGCCTGCGAGGCGGCCCTCGCGGTCTTCGAGCAGTTCGAGGACGGCAAGCTGCTGGAAAACGCCCGCCGCATCGAGGCCGTGGCCCGCGAGATCCTCGAGCCGCTGCTCACCTCCACCAACGTCGTCGCCGAAATCCGCGGCCGCGGCGCCATGCTGGCCATCGAGCTTGCCGACGCAGCCACCCTGGAACCGCGTGCGGACCTGGCCAAGGAGATCTCCTCCGCCTGCCACGCGGCCGGCGTGCTGACCCTCACCTGCGGAACCCACGGCAACGTCGTGCGCCTGCTGCCACCCCTGGTCATCGGCGAAGAACTACTGCGCGACGGCCTGACGGTGCTGGCCGGCGCCATCGCCGACGCCGCAAACTAA
- a CDS encoding CaiB/BaiF CoA transferase family protein, producing the protein MNSIRPLDGIIVADFSRVLAGPLCTMTLADLGATVIKVERPGAGDDTRSWGPPFSATGSTYFESVNRNKQSVALDLGNPEDLVLARELALRADVLVENFKPGGMAKLGLGYAELTAENPGLVYASISGFGSTGGAHLPGYDFIVQALGGLMSITGEAGADPMKAGVALVDVLTAKDATIGVLAALAARNTSGAGAHIEVNLLSSLQGALANQAQAYLGAGKVATRMGNAHPSIVPYQLLACSDGSVAVACGNDGQFARLCAEVGEPQLSSDARFATNSARVANRELLIPLLEEALRADSGANWQARFTGVQVPAGKVAGIDEGIGYAQSLGLDPVIEVQNADGVVVGKQIRHPISWTPRLDAPSMAPPQLGEHTDAVRAWLGTPAEQDPVLARS; encoded by the coding sequence ATGAATTCGATCCGCCCGCTGGATGGCATCATCGTTGCAGACTTTTCCCGGGTGCTGGCCGGGCCGCTGTGCACCATGACCCTGGCCGACCTCGGTGCCACGGTCATCAAGGTCGAACGCCCCGGCGCCGGGGACGACACCCGCAGCTGGGGGCCTCCGTTTTCCGCCACCGGCTCCACCTACTTCGAATCGGTGAACCGCAACAAGCAGTCGGTGGCGCTGGACCTTGGAAACCCGGAGGACCTGGTGCTTGCCCGGGAGCTGGCGCTGCGCGCCGACGTGCTGGTCGAGAACTTCAAGCCAGGCGGCATGGCCAAGCTCGGGCTCGGCTATGCGGAGCTGACCGCGGAAAACCCGGGCCTCGTCTACGCCTCCATCTCCGGGTTCGGATCCACCGGCGGGGCCCACCTGCCCGGCTACGACTTCATCGTCCAAGCCCTCGGCGGGCTGATGTCGATCACCGGGGAGGCCGGGGCCGACCCGATGAAGGCCGGCGTCGCGCTGGTGGACGTGCTCACCGCCAAGGACGCAACCATCGGTGTGCTGGCCGCGCTGGCCGCCCGCAACACCTCCGGGGCCGGCGCCCACATCGAGGTCAACCTGCTCTCCAGCCTGCAGGGGGCGCTGGCCAACCAGGCCCAGGCCTACCTGGGCGCGGGCAAGGTCGCCACCCGCATGGGCAACGCGCACCCCTCGATCGTGCCCTACCAGTTGCTGGCCTGCTCCGACGGATCCGTCGCCGTGGCCTGCGGCAACGACGGACAGTTCGCCAGACTCTGCGCCGAGGTCGGCGAACCGCAGCTTTCCTCCGATGCCCGCTTTGCCACCAACTCGGCCCGCGTGGCCAACCGCGAGCTGCTCATCCCGCTGCTGGAAGAAGCCCTGCGGGCCGACTCCGGCGCGAACTGGCAGGCGCGCTTCACGGGCGTCCAGGTTCCCGCCGGCAAGGTCGCGGGGATCGACGAGGGAATCGGCTATGCGCAATCGCTCGGGCTGGACCCGGTGATCGAGGTGCAGAACGCCGACGGTGTGGTGGTCGGCAAACAGATCCGCCATCCGATCAGCTGGACGCCACGGCTCGACGCACCGTCAATGGCCCCGCCGCAGCTCGGTGAACACACCGACGCGGTCCGCGCCTGGCTCGGCACGCCCGCCGAACAGGATCCGGTGCTAGCGCGGTCCTAG
- a CDS encoding MFS transporter, with the protein MSEQQSVALTRERQGDQPQMEPKEVMRSIVGVLAAFFAAMLATTIVSIALPTIMDALNGTQTDFNWVLTAALLANAATTPIWGKLADLFDKKKLLQLGILTFVAGSLLAGFAINIPMLMSARVIQGIGMGGLTAMGMAVIGTVIPPRERGRYSGYFGGVMALATAGGPLLGGLIVDSPLGWRWTFFIGVPIALISMWMIHKTLHIKHVARKVYIDWAGAVLVTVSVSVLLIWVSYVGKAGYFEFNSWQTYAMVGGSLALIALLIWVEGRVPEPVIPLRIIAMRTTALSIIASVSIGVAMFGSGAFLGQYFQVAREASPTMAGVMTLPMILGNLFGSVFSGQMISRHGRWKIFLVVGASVNIAALALLGTMSHDTNYWILAAGMFFNGVGMGFMVQNLVLAVQNTVKVTDIGTASSSVAFFRSVGGAAGVAVLGAMLSDKVSALVIDALTAAHLISPDGSGGVASGSTSLDLSTMPAAVRVMYETAFGDATGVIFMASAAVAVVSLVCVLLIKEAPLRRTV; encoded by the coding sequence ATGAGCGAACAGCAGTCCGTTGCCCTGACGCGCGAGCGCCAAGGCGACCAACCGCAGATGGAGCCGAAGGAGGTAATGCGCTCCATCGTCGGCGTTTTGGCAGCATTTTTCGCGGCGATGCTGGCCACCACCATCGTTTCAATTGCCCTGCCGACCATCATGGACGCCCTCAACGGCACGCAGACAGACTTCAACTGGGTCCTCACCGCGGCGCTGCTGGCCAACGCGGCCACCACCCCGATCTGGGGCAAGCTGGCAGACCTTTTCGACAAGAAGAAGCTGCTGCAGCTTGGTATCCTCACCTTCGTTGCGGGTTCCCTGCTGGCGGGGTTCGCGATCAACATCCCCATGCTCATGAGCGCCCGCGTCATCCAGGGCATCGGCATGGGCGGGCTCACCGCCATGGGCATGGCTGTGATCGGCACCGTCATCCCGCCGCGCGAGCGCGGACGCTACTCGGGCTACTTCGGCGGCGTCATGGCGCTGGCCACGGCCGGCGGCCCGCTGCTGGGCGGGCTGATCGTCGACTCGCCGCTGGGTTGGCGCTGGACGTTCTTCATCGGCGTCCCGATCGCACTGATTTCCATGTGGATGATCCACAAGACGCTGCACATCAAGCACGTTGCCCGCAAGGTCTACATCGACTGGGCCGGCGCCGTGCTGGTGACGGTCTCCGTGTCGGTGCTGCTGATCTGGGTTTCCTACGTCGGCAAGGCCGGCTACTTCGAGTTCAACTCCTGGCAGACCTACGCCATGGTGGGCGGCTCGCTGGCGCTGATCGCGCTGCTGATCTGGGTTGAGGGACGCGTCCCGGAGCCGGTCATCCCGCTGCGCATCATCGCCATGCGCACCACCGCGCTCTCCATCATCGCCTCGGTCTCCATCGGCGTGGCGATGTTCGGCTCCGGCGCCTTCCTGGGCCAGTACTTCCAGGTGGCCCGGGAGGCCAGCCCCACCATGGCCGGGGTCATGACCCTGCCCATGATCCTGGGCAACCTCTTCGGCTCGGTGTTCTCCGGGCAGATGATTTCCCGGCATGGCCGGTGGAAGATCTTCCTGGTCGTCGGAGCCAGCGTCAACATCGCTGCGCTGGCGCTGCTGGGCACCATGTCCCACGACACCAACTACTGGATCCTGGCCGCCGGCATGTTCTTCAACGGCGTCGGCATGGGCTTCATGGTGCAGAACCTGGTGCTCGCCGTGCAGAACACCGTCAAGGTCACCGACATCGGCACCGCCAGCTCGTCCGTGGCGTTCTTCCGCTCGGTGGGCGGGGCCGCCGGCGTCGCGGTGCTCGGCGCGATGCTGTCCGACAAGGTCAGTGCGCTGGTCATCGATGCGCTCACGGCCGCACACCTGATCTCCCCGGACGGTTCCGGCGGCGTTGCCTCCGGAAGTACGTCGCTGGACCTGTCGACCATGCCCGCGGCCGTGCGGGTCATGTACGAGACGGCCTTCGGCGACGCCACGGGCGTGATCTTCATGGCCTCGGCCGCCGTTGCCGTGGTTTCGCTGGTTTGCGTCCTGCTCATCAAGGAAGCGCCGCTGCGCAGGACCGTCTAG
- a CDS encoding MarR family winged helix-turn-helix transcriptional regulator, with protein MPQDDSQTLELVESVSSLNRTLRQLAHLGEGDQKVGFAAMGVLLYVYRNQPTRATDVAQWIGIGPAALSRQVADLESMGLLERTPCRNDARAQLISLTQEGKDEVDRAYKRRTDLLSDLLKDWDATEIAEAAATVNRIQQALRAGIDQMQGRNLPAAEAAQEGNA; from the coding sequence TTGCCTCAGGATGATTCGCAAACACTGGAACTCGTGGAGAGCGTCAGCTCGCTGAACCGCACCCTGCGGCAACTCGCTCACTTGGGCGAGGGCGACCAGAAGGTCGGCTTCGCCGCCATGGGGGTCCTTCTGTACGTCTATCGAAACCAGCCCACGAGGGCCACCGATGTCGCGCAGTGGATCGGAATCGGTCCCGCCGCGCTGAGCCGGCAGGTTGCGGACCTGGAGTCCATGGGGCTCCTGGAGCGCACCCCGTGCCGCAACGATGCCAGGGCGCAACTCATTTCGCTGACCCAGGAGGGCAAGGACGAGGTGGACCGGGCCTACAAGCGCAGGACCGACCTCCTGTCAGACCTGCTCAAGGACTGGGACGCGACGGAGATCGCCGAAGCCGCGGCCACCGTGAACCGGATCCAGCAAGCGCTTCGTGCCGGCATCGACCAGATGCAAGGCAGGAACTTACCAGCGGCAGAGGCTGCACAGGAAGGAAACGCATGA